Proteins from a single region of Spartobacteria bacterium:
- a CDS encoding nitroreductase family protein → MIGTIFKESSNDWNIIFNLREQNMDGIETILTRRSIRKYDGQIVDEAVLDEVIACGMASPSGFEGRPWHFVKITDASLMNQLADAMEGCDMMRETSTGILVCGDTSQDKLPGIWIQDCAACTQNMLLAIHAKGLASVWMAMYMVEVRESACRRILGVPENLIPFALLPIGGAAETGSADPRKDKGRVHLNHWDA, encoded by the coding sequence ATGATTGGAACTATTTTTAAAGAAAGTTCCAATGACTGGAACATCATTTTTAACCTTAGGGAGCAGAATATGGACGGCATAGAAACGATTTTGACGAGAAGAAGCATTCGTAAATACGATGGACAGATAGTGGATGAAGCGGTGCTGGACGAAGTGATTGCCTGCGGCATGGCGTCGCCCAGCGGCTTTGAGGGACGGCCCTGGCATTTTGTAAAGATTACGGATGCCTCGCTGATGAATCAACTGGCAGATGCTATGGAAGGCTGCGATATGATGCGGGAAACATCGACAGGTATTCTTGTATGCGGGGATACATCTCAGGACAAACTGCCGGGAATCTGGATACAGGATTGTGCGGCCTGCACACAGAACATGCTGCTGGCCATACACGCAAAAGGATTGGCATCGGTATGGATGGCCATGTATATGGTAGAAGTCCGCGAATCGGCATGCCGGCGCATTCTGGGTGTACCGGAAAACCTGATTCCTTTTGCCCTGCTGCCCATCGGCGGCGCGGCGGAAACCGGCAGTGCAGACCCGCGAAAAGATAAAGGCCGCGTGCATTTGAACCATTGGGACGCTTAA
- a CDS encoding DegT/DnrJ/EryC1/StrS family aminotransferase translates to MTVPFADMVRNTNAIREQLHQAAIRVIDSGHYIGGPEVTGFEQEMAQWLGVDEICATGCATSGLTACLKGLGIGVGDEVITTVHTAIPTAEAITLSGAGVVFADIDGAGAYNMNVDLLEPLITDKTKAIIAVHLYGQPLDLDVICALAEKHGLYVIEDCAQAQGARYKGQLAGTRGDAAAFSFFPSKNLGGFGDGGAITAKQPEVLKKARMFCNHGRIKKYLHEFEGMNSRLDALQAALLRVELTQLDAWNAARYTAAQRYRQSLASVSDVICPKELPETDPVYHVFVIMVDDREALAAYLKEKGIATGVHYPASLNMQPAYAYMNQGKGHFPKAEYACNHMLSLPMFPSITEEEIDYTCEQIKAYFSR, encoded by the coding sequence ATGACCGTGCCCTTCGCTGATATGGTACGTAATACCAATGCGATACGCGAACAATTACATCAGGCGGCTATTCGGGTAATCGATAGCGGCCATTATATCGGTGGACCGGAAGTGACAGGCTTTGAGCAGGAAATGGCGCAGTGGCTGGGAGTGGATGAAATTTGCGCGACAGGCTGTGCTACATCGGGTCTTACCGCCTGTCTGAAAGGCTTAGGTATCGGGGTAGGGGACGAAGTGATCACCACGGTGCACACGGCCATTCCCACCGCAGAAGCCATCACGCTCAGCGGAGCCGGGGTGGTATTTGCCGACATTGACGGGGCGGGTGCCTACAATATGAATGTAGATTTATTGGAACCGCTCATAACAGATAAAACCAAAGCCATCATTGCCGTGCATCTATATGGGCAGCCGCTGGATCTGGACGTGATCTGTGCCTTGGCTGAAAAGCACGGTTTATATGTCATAGAAGACTGCGCGCAGGCACAGGGTGCCCGGTATAAAGGTCAACTGGCAGGCACACGCGGCGATGCGGCGGCCTTCAGTTTCTTTCCATCGAAGAATCTGGGCGGGTTTGGCGACGGGGGAGCGATTACCGCAAAACAGCCCGAGGTACTGAAAAAAGCCCGGATGTTCTGCAATCACGGTCGCATTAAAAAATACCTGCATGAATTCGAAGGCATGAACAGTCGACTGGATGCGCTGCAGGCGGCCTTGCTGCGCGTGGAGCTGACACAGCTGGATGCCTGGAATGCAGCGCGGTATACAGCGGCACAGCGTTATCGGCAGTCCCTGGCCTCCGTATCAGACGTGATTTGTCCAAAAGAACTGCCTGAAACCGATCCCGTCTATCACGTCTTTGTGATTATGGTAGATGATCGGGAGGCACTGGCGGCGTACTTAAAAGAAAAAGGGATCGCCACCGGCGTACATTATCCCGCGTCGCTGAATATGCAGCCGGCCTATGCTTATATGAATCAGGGGAAAGGACATTTTCCAAAGGCGGAATACGCATGTAATCACATGCTGTCCCTTCCCATGTTCCCGAGCATTACAGAGGAAGAAATCGACTATACCTGCGAGCAGATTAAAGCTTATTTTTCGAGGTAG
- a CDS encoding glycosyltransferase: MNIQEANPHQIAVSVVVPVFNEEENIFPLLKEIDGVMKSISTSYEVIYVDDKSTDKSLAVLKEACKTYPALRIILHDINSGESAASATGMQHAAGDVIITIDADLQNDPADIPELLNHLTGNVVAVCGVRRKREDDWVKRLSSRIANAVRNGITGDRIADAGCTYRALRKSALKEIPVFNGLHRFLPTILRLQGYEVKEILVNHRPRTAGVSKYGVGNRAWRGLVDCMAMRWYKKRCVSALRCAGEVTVIDTE; the protein is encoded by the coding sequence ATGAATATTCAGGAAGCAAATCCCCATCAGATTGCGGTCTCGGTCGTGGTGCCGGTCTTTAATGAGGAGGAAAATATTTTCCCGTTATTAAAAGAGATCGACGGCGTAATGAAGAGCATCAGTACGTCCTATGAAGTGATCTACGTCGATGATAAAAGCACCGACAAAAGCCTTGCCGTACTAAAAGAGGCCTGCAAAACCTATCCGGCACTGCGCATCATTTTGCATGACATTAATTCAGGCGAAAGCGCGGCCAGTGCCACCGGAATGCAGCATGCGGCTGGCGATGTCATTATTACCATCGATGCCGATCTGCAGAATGATCCGGCGGACATTCCGGAATTGCTGAACCACCTGACCGGCAATGTGGTGGCTGTATGCGGCGTACGCAGGAAGCGGGAAGATGACTGGGTTAAACGGCTGTCCTCCCGCATCGCCAATGCGGTGCGCAACGGGATCACAGGCGACCGGATTGCCGACGCAGGGTGCACCTATCGTGCGCTGCGCAAATCAGCACTGAAAGAAATTCCGGTCTTCAATGGACTGCATCGCTTTTTACCCACCATTTTGCGGCTTCAAGGATATGAAGTGAAAGAAATACTGGTCAATCATCGTCCGCGAACCGCAGGGGTCTCCAAGTACGGCGTGGGCAATCGCGCCTGGCGGGGACTGGTGGACTGTATGGCGATGCGCTGGTACAAGAAGCGCTGTGTTTCTGCGCTGCGCTGTGCGGGTGAAGTAACCGTGATTGATACCGAATGA
- a CDS encoding TVP38/TMEM64 family protein codes for MNKKKMERTAEQIRVAKEDTNVSRGLFLRAVLILLLVVGSAVILYFTPLREYLHEVGRVQETLERTGYWAPVIFIFMTAVLIIIGVPRLLICPIAGAVFGFLWGLVISQIGTVLGAYLTFLFVRWGGRDFVLRHWPKLQNMTTVFSKRGVASVFLARQLPLGGIFVNLILGLTPVTHRAFLVGTALGIIPEAIPAVLVGAGAIEMMGNGRSVMKPLLSIISLIVVWFIVFEFLKRSKLAALLFEKIKVFLKLKGSAK; via the coding sequence ATGAATAAAAAAAAGATGGAACGAACCGCAGAACAAATCAGGGTAGCCAAGGAAGATACCAATGTATCTCGCGGTCTTTTTCTGCGGGCCGTTCTCATCCTTTTACTGGTCGTCGGAAGTGCCGTTATACTCTATTTTACGCCGCTGAGAGAGTATCTGCATGAGGTGGGCCGCGTACAGGAAACCCTTGAGCGAACAGGATACTGGGCCCCCGTCATATTTATTTTTATGACGGCGGTGCTTATCATCATCGGGGTGCCGCGTCTTCTGATCTGTCCCATTGCCGGCGCGGTTTTCGGTTTTCTCTGGGGACTGGTTATTTCACAGATCGGCACGGTGCTGGGTGCATACTTGACCTTTCTGTTTGTTCGCTGGGGAGGGCGTGACTTTGTACTGCGCCACTGGCCAAAACTCCAGAACATGACCACCGTGTTCTCGAAGCGGGGTGTTGCGTCGGTCTTTCTGGCTCGTCAGCTGCCGCTGGGCGGGATTTTTGTCAATCTCATATTGGGGTTAACCCCGGTAACTCATCGCGCCTTTCTCGTCGGCACGGCATTAGGCATTATCCCTGAAGCTATTCCGGCTGTACTGGTCGGGGCCGGAGCCATCGAAATGATGGGGAACGGACGTTCCGTGATGAAACCGTTATTGTCTATCATCAGTCTGATAGTGGTATGGTTCATCGTATTTGAATTTTTAAAGCGCTCCAAATTGGCAGCACTGTTGTTTGAGAAAATTAAGGTGTTTTTGAAATTAAAAGGATCAGCAAAATGA
- a CDS encoding Gfo/Idh/MocA family oxidoreductase — MVNVAAIGCGRICEKHLSAYAEGDIPAHLVAVCDINASKAREKGEKYSVPWYTDYHEMIKQHPEIDVFDVMTPSGMHVKHVVDLAPYGKDIITEKPMALRVEASDRMISACKTNGCRLFVVKQNRFNKAVQAARQAMDEGRFGKMVMGTVRVRWRRDQAYYDQADWRGTWALDGGVMSQQATHHIDLLQWFMGPIETLQCLATTRLMNIEVEDTAVAIIKFKSGALGAFEATVATRPEDLEGSMSLLGEKGSVIIGGPAVNKIEYWKFSEETIYDREIMNDFSQNVPNVYGHGHGPFLKAVYESILNKTEGPVEGDEGKTNVTILAALYESAAQGGIPVALNTPIRKAKIGENTNDW; from the coding sequence ATGGTGAACGTAGCAGCGATCGGTTGCGGTCGGATTTGCGAAAAACATTTGAGTGCCTATGCGGAAGGAGATATACCGGCCCATCTGGTCGCCGTGTGCGATATCAACGCGTCCAAAGCCCGGGAGAAGGGTGAAAAATATAGTGTTCCCTGGTATACCGACTACCATGAAATGATAAAGCAGCATCCTGAAATCGATGTCTTCGATGTGATGACCCCCTCGGGCATGCATGTCAAACACGTGGTCGATCTCGCGCCTTACGGCAAAGACATTATCACTGAAAAACCCATGGCTCTGCGTGTTGAAGCCAGTGATCGCATGATCAGTGCATGCAAAACCAACGGATGCCGTCTTTTTGTGGTCAAACAAAATCGGTTCAACAAGGCCGTTCAGGCCGCACGGCAGGCAATGGATGAAGGCCGCTTTGGAAAAATGGTGATGGGAACCGTACGGGTACGCTGGCGGCGCGATCAGGCCTATTATGACCAGGCGGACTGGCGTGGAACCTGGGCGCTGGACGGCGGCGTCATGTCGCAGCAGGCCACGCATCATATTGATTTACTTCAGTGGTTTATGGGCCCCATTGAAACCTTGCAGTGCCTGGCGACCACGCGACTGATGAATATCGAAGTGGAAGACACCGCAGTCGCGATCATTAAATTCAAATCAGGGGCGCTGGGAGCTTTTGAAGCCACCGTGGCCACGCGGCCGGAAGATCTGGAAGGCTCCATGAGCCTGCTGGGTGAAAAGGGCAGTGTTATTATCGGCGGGCCGGCAGTGAATAAGATCGAATATTGGAAGTTTTCTGAGGAAACCATTTATGACCGAGAGATTATGAATGACTTTTCTCAAAATGTTCCTAATGTGTATGGACATGGGCACGGACCTTTTCTAAAAGCGGTGTATGAATCGATTCTGAACAAGACCGAAGGCCCGGTAGAAGGTGACGAGGGGAAGACCAATGTCACGATTCTGGCGGCGCTCTATGAATCGGCGGCACAGGGTGGCATCCCGGTTGCTTTAAATACGCCCATACGTAAGGCAAAAATTGGTGAGAATACAAACGATTGGTGA
- a CDS encoding HDOD domain-containing protein: MTYDRASLRFQIERVAKNVGSMPVPTVIRHSIDALRDEGTVSDIARIIESDTALIVKVLRSINSAAYGLPRKIANINEAVALLGYRQLIDICKDTPTFTDAQEQTTTYGFNVLDLWLHSLGTALAAKLIIEQLRARSDPTAFIAGILSNFGRYLLAVNYWNDFTLALKLCHDNDISLRHAERRIFGVSSEVVGGWAMGALELDDTLCHAVRDRFSKSGGSYSWVLDLSTVIADGLGMGYSGEHNLPLLRTGLLEQNGIDHAVFESIVEMVDSQYADIRTSKNYAAIREIQHRKGDNQS, translated from the coding sequence GTGACGTATGATCGTGCCAGTTTACGTTTTCAGATAGAACGCGTTGCGAAAAATGTTGGATCCATGCCGGTGCCCACCGTCATTCGTCATAGCATTGATGCGCTCCGAGACGAGGGCACGGTCAGTGATATTGCCCGCATTATCGAATCGGATACGGCACTGATTGTTAAAGTGTTGCGGTCGATCAATTCGGCGGCCTATGGATTACCTCGAAAAATTGCCAATATCAATGAAGCGGTGGCCTTGCTTGGATACCGCCAGCTAATTGATATCTGCAAAGATACCCCCACTTTTACCGATGCACAGGAACAAACAACCACATACGGCTTTAATGTACTTGATTTATGGCTGCACTCCCTTGGGACGGCTTTGGCAGCCAAGCTGATCATTGAGCAATTGCGTGCCCGCTCCGATCCCACCGCGTTTATTGCAGGGATCTTATCCAATTTCGGCCGCTATCTGCTGGCCGTGAATTATTGGAATGACTTTACTCTGGCGTTAAAATTATGTCATGACAACGATATTTCACTTCGCCACGCGGAACGAAGAATTTTCGGCGTTTCTTCCGAGGTCGTCGGTGGCTGGGCCATGGGCGCGCTGGAACTGGACGATACGCTGTGTCATGCCGTACGAGACCGGTTTTCCAAGTCTGGCGGTAGTTATTCATGGGTGCTTGACCTGTCTACAGTGATTGCCGATGGATTGGGGATGGGATATAGCGGTGAACATAATTTGCCTTTATTGCGTACCGGTTTACTGGAGCAGAACGGAATAGACCATGCTGTTTTTGAGTCGATCGTTGAAATGGTCGACAGTCAATACGCCGACATCCGCACATCAAAAAACTATGCCGCAATCCGCGAAATTCAGCATAGAAAAGGGGACAATCAATCGTGA
- a CDS encoding response regulator produces MVIRKILIIDDERIWGSLTKRMLAVERPECCVNTAVESTEGLAMALSFQPDVIILDVMLPGLNGWEVAARLKANERTRDIPIIMASGAGSPYDNSPHVEKDLITDYLRKPFDVQMLLSVIDRVDNQGC; encoded by the coding sequence ATCGTGATACGAAAAATTTTAATCATTGATGATGAACGAATATGGGGTTCACTTACCAAGCGGATGCTTGCCGTAGAGCGCCCGGAATGCTGCGTCAATACGGCGGTAGAAAGCACCGAAGGACTAGCGATGGCTCTTAGTTTTCAACCGGACGTCATCATTCTGGATGTCATGCTGCCCGGACTGAACGGCTGGGAAGTGGCCGCCCGGCTCAAAGCCAACGAACGAACCAGAGATATACCCATTATCATGGCATCTGGCGCGGGGTCTCCCTACGACAACAGCCCGCATGTAGAAAAAGATCTTATCACAGACTATCTGCGCAAACCCTTTGACGTGCAAATGCTTCTGTCTGTAATAGATCGGGTTGACAATCAGGGCTGCTAG
- the truA gene encoding tRNA pseudouridine(38-40) synthase TruA, with product MAKTRFRADVAYDGTAYHGWQCQPNISTVQGCLEAALRQVTGADIRIHSSGRTDTGVHARAQVFHFDVPAHARSGITAHNLECGMNAMIPKDIRVKDVCRVDADFHARFSTVGKEYRYFIWNGQNVPPFLRLYRLRIVKKLDIEAMRQAAAVLVGEHDFAAFTVNPHRDLQTTVRHLRMLDIKKRDDEVEIITQANGYLYKMVRSIVGCLVRVGMGDMTVDAVRERLESKVRTAHVPTAMPMGLFLWRVDYEHRISDENA from the coding sequence ATGGCGAAGACGCGATTTCGTGCTGACGTGGCATACGACGGCACCGCATATCATGGCTGGCAGTGTCAGCCGAATATATCTACGGTTCAGGGGTGTTTGGAAGCGGCACTGCGCCAGGTAACAGGTGCTGATATTCGTATTCACAGCAGTGGCCGTACGGACACCGGTGTACATGCCCGCGCACAGGTTTTTCACTTCGATGTTCCAGCTCATGCGCGTTCCGGTATAACCGCGCATAATCTTGAATGCGGTATGAATGCTATGATTCCCAAAGATATACGGGTCAAAGACGTATGCCGTGTAGACGCCGATTTTCACGCCCGTTTTTCCACTGTGGGCAAGGAATATCGCTATTTCATCTGGAACGGACAGAATGTCCCGCCATTTTTACGGCTCTATCGTCTGCGCATTGTAAAAAAACTCGACATTGAGGCCATGCGGCAGGCAGCCGCCGTGCTGGTGGGCGAACATGATTTTGCGGCTTTTACCGTGAATCCACATCGAGACCTGCAGACCACCGTGCGCCATCTGCGCATGCTGGATATCAAAAAAAGAGACGACGAAGTGGAAATCATTACGCAGGCCAACGGGTATCTGTACAAAATGGTTCGCAGTATTGTCGGCTGTCTGGTGCGTGTCGGCATGGGTGATATGACGGTGGATGCAGTGCGCGAAAGGCTGGAAAGCAAAGTGAGAACGGCGCATGTTCCCACGGCCATGCCCATGGGACTTTTTTTGTGGCGCGTTGATTATGAACACCGCATTTCGGATGAAAACGCATAA
- a CDS encoding mechanosensitive ion channel — MKAIQDPHATLNVVIDYSTKYGFKLIMAILVLVIGRFVARFLREAIKKGMSRAHVDEALTHFSSSLAYVAMMTFVIIAALGQLGIQTTSFVAVLGAATFAIGLALQGSLANFAAGVMMLIFKPFTVGNYIEGGGVSGTVSHIDIFTTILKTPDNKTIIIPNAKLTSDNIINYSTQATRRVEIMAGCGYDDDIRKVKACLLKMTQDDNRVLSDPAAFVGIKELGDSSVNFVIRVWVKSADYWNVYFDLTEQIKLRFDEEGFNIPYPQQDLHIYNESNK; from the coding sequence ATGAAAGCCATTCAAGATCCGCATGCCACGCTGAATGTGGTGATTGATTACAGTACCAAGTACGGATTTAAACTTATCATGGCCATTCTCGTCCTTGTGATTGGACGTTTTGTTGCCAGATTTTTGCGTGAAGCAATTAAAAAAGGTATGTCGCGTGCGCATGTCGACGAAGCGCTTACGCATTTTTCCTCCAGTCTGGCGTATGTCGCCATGATGACCTTTGTGATTATCGCCGCACTGGGACAGCTTGGAATCCAGACGACCTCCTTTGTCGCCGTATTGGGTGCCGCCACCTTCGCTATCGGCTTAGCTCTTCAAGGGTCACTGGCCAACTTTGCCGCTGGTGTCATGATGCTTATTTTCAAACCGTTTACGGTAGGTAATTATATTGAAGGCGGCGGTGTATCAGGAACGGTCAGTCACATCGATATTTTCACGACGATTCTGAAAACGCCGGATAACAAAACCATCATTATTCCTAATGCCAAATTGACCAGTGACAATATCATCAATTATTCGACACAGGCGACACGGCGCGTTGAAATTATGGCGGGATGCGGCTACGACGATGATATTCGCAAAGTCAAAGCGTGCCTGCTGAAAATGACCCAAGACGATAACCGGGTTCTGAGCGACCCTGCGGCATTTGTCGGTATTAAGGAACTGGGTGACAGCAGCGTAAACTTTGTCATCCGCGTCTGGGTGAAGTCGGCCGACTACTGGAATGTATATTTTGACCTGACAGAACAGATAAAACTGCGCTTTGATGAAGAAGGATTCAACATCCCCTACCCTCAGCAGGATTTGCATATCTATAACGAAAGTAACAAATGA
- a CDS encoding CinA family nicotinamide mononucleotide deamidase-related protein produces the protein MRIELISTGNELLIGKTINTHAHTIAQYLAPFNQTLYRDTTVQDHAEDMKDAISSALARSDMVFCTGGLGPTEDDITREIVADITGAALQFHQPSLDQIEQFCQAGGRDFNDARKRQALVLDNAEVFLNPVGSAPGEYIAYQSKHIFLLPGPPNELRALLEQCIRPKLETILPAGDNLMQIFQVASAEGDIVGLFQAAKLGECGLDIAYCASPFGVEVRISGTNDPERLAAAVVRAKAALGDAVFADGRVPMEQVVGDLMIKTGFTLSVAESCTGGLLGSRITDAPGSSRYFKGGIICYSNDVKMDQLDVSERDLETFGAVSEQVVRQMAEGVRKKFGTDIGIGISGIAGPDGGTPTKPVGLVFMAVVDHAGMQTAWHVFRTERKLVRQLATHYVLNMLRLRLLRNV, from the coding sequence ATGAGAATCGAATTAATTTCCACCGGAAATGAGCTGTTGATCGGGAAAACGATCAATACGCACGCCCATACGATTGCACAGTATTTAGCCCCGTTTAATCAAACGCTGTATCGCGATACCACCGTGCAGGATCACGCAGAAGACATGAAAGATGCCATTTCTTCGGCTCTTGCACGCTCTGATATGGTCTTCTGCACGGGCGGACTGGGGCCAACGGAGGATGATATTACCCGTGAAATAGTGGCGGACATTACAGGCGCAGCACTGCAGTTTCATCAGCCGTCACTGGATCAAATTGAACAGTTCTGCCAGGCTGGCGGGCGCGATTTCAATGATGCACGCAAGCGGCAGGCACTGGTTCTGGATAATGCCGAAGTATTTTTAAACCCGGTCGGTTCCGCCCCGGGGGAATACATTGCCTATCAATCCAAGCATATCTTTCTTCTTCCAGGGCCGCCCAATGAATTGCGGGCTCTGCTGGAGCAATGTATCAGACCGAAACTGGAAACCATCTTACCGGCCGGTGACAACCTGATGCAGATCTTTCAGGTGGCCTCTGCCGAAGGCGATATCGTTGGCCTGTTTCAAGCCGCCAAACTTGGTGAGTGCGGACTGGATATCGCGTACTGCGCCTCCCCTTTCGGCGTCGAAGTGCGTATCAGCGGAACCAATGACCCGGAGCGTCTTGCCGCAGCAGTTGTGCGCGCCAAAGCAGCTCTGGGCGATGCGGTCTTTGCCGATGGACGTGTTCCCATGGAGCAGGTTGTGGGTGATTTAATGATTAAGACAGGGTTTACACTGTCCGTGGCAGAATCCTGCACCGGCGGCCTGCTGGGATCACGAATCACCGATGCTCCCGGCAGTTCGCGGTATTTTAAAGGGGGCATCATCTGCTATTCCAACGATGTAAAAATGGATCAGCTGGATGTCAGTGAGCGAGATCTCGAAACGTTTGGAGCTGTCAGCGAACAGGTGGTGCGTCAAATGGCGGAAGGTGTACGGAAAAAATTCGGAACAGATATCGGCATAGGTATTTCCGGCATTGCCGGCCCTGACGGCGGAACGCCCACGAAGCCGGTCGGGTTGGTTTTCATGGCCGTGGTGGATCATGCGGGGATGCAGACCGCGTGGCACGTATTCCGCACGGAACGGAAACTGGTTCGTCAGCTGGCGACGCATTATGTTCTCAACATGCTGCGATTGCGCCTGTTACGAAACGTATAG
- a CDS encoding FAD-dependent oxidoreductase encodes MRGCRPRGTYSARNGNWFVSWRRIMFSTCCDCACYETYRFFWRPSMSNTEEPIARDVIDTDILIVGAGIAGLSTAIRILDLAAKNPDTAPPQVLVLDKGRQPGAHVLSGAVINTEPLERLLGKEKMAAMPVCSHVEKETFCYLSSGGRIKLPMTPPPMKAKGYAIVSLAEVTVWLAGIAESMGAEIYGGMAAEDWVEEDGRPAGVLLKNQGVDKKGVRKPSFEAGAEVRAKTVVLAEGAHGILTRKLVLQKSLGLQSTEQAYALGIKELYEVPADVSHVGCIMHTFGYPLDYFTYGGGFVYGLDETHIAVGFVTALDYRDPDIDVHEMFTAYKCHPEVNKWITAGTPVEYGAKVLPEGGILAMPKLTAQGALIVGDAGGMLDAVRLKGAHLAVESGICAGETLFQAFKKDDWSEKALESYETALKQTSSYKNMAVFKHVRSWFDWGLLPGMVAVAAAFVTRGLLPPAKRKSSDAPLRAKQAAAEKRVYPSLSRRVEKDHKLDVMSDLYLSGTQHEEDQPCHLIIKDPGVCEECIAVYNAPCTRFCPADVYDLPEGTTRITIQPSNCLHCKTCMIKCTKNNIEWTLPEAGGGPRYKRM; translated from the coding sequence ATGCGGGGATGCAGACCGCGTGGCACGTATTCCGCACGGAACGGAAACTGGTTCGTCAGCTGGCGACGCATTATGTTCTCAACATGCTGCGATTGCGCCTGTTACGAAACGTATAGATTTTTTTGGAGACCGAGCATGAGTAACACGGAAGAACCGATTGCACGTGATGTAATCGATACAGATATATTGATTGTTGGCGCAGGAATCGCAGGGCTGTCTACCGCCATCCGCATTTTAGATTTGGCCGCAAAGAATCCGGATACCGCCCCACCCCAGGTTTTGGTGCTGGATAAAGGCAGGCAGCCCGGGGCCCACGTCTTGTCGGGTGCGGTGATAAATACCGAGCCGCTGGAACGCCTGCTCGGGAAAGAAAAAATGGCCGCCATGCCGGTTTGTTCGCATGTCGAAAAGGAAACCTTTTGTTATCTCAGCTCAGGCGGACGTATAAAACTGCCCATGACCCCTCCCCCGATGAAAGCTAAAGGATATGCCATTGTTTCTCTGGCAGAGGTTACGGTTTGGCTGGCCGGCATTGCGGAATCCATGGGTGCCGAGATTTATGGCGGCATGGCGGCAGAGGACTGGGTTGAGGAAGACGGCCGTCCTGCAGGTGTACTACTCAAAAACCAGGGTGTGGATAAAAAAGGCGTGCGCAAGCCCTCTTTTGAAGCCGGTGCGGAAGTACGGGCTAAGACCGTGGTTCTGGCAGAAGGGGCACATGGGATTCTGACGCGCAAACTGGTGTTGCAGAAATCATTAGGTTTACAAAGCACTGAACAGGCCTATGCACTTGGTATCAAGGAATTATATGAGGTTCCCGCCGACGTGTCGCATGTCGGCTGCATTATGCATACTTTTGGATATCCGCTGGATTATTTTACCTATGGCGGCGGTTTTGTCTACGGACTGGATGAGACACATATCGCTGTGGGATTTGTGACGGCACTGGACTATCGTGATCCAGATATCGATGTGCATGAGATGTTTACAGCCTATAAATGCCATCCAGAGGTCAATAAATGGATTACTGCCGGAACCCCTGTGGAATACGGTGCGAAAGTCCTGCCTGAAGGCGGTATTTTAGCCATGCCAAAATTGACCGCTCAGGGGGCCCTTATTGTGGGCGATGCAGGGGGTATGCTGGATGCGGTTCGTTTAAAAGGGGCCCATTTAGCGGTGGAATCCGGCATCTGCGCCGGTGAAACGCTGTTTCAGGCATTCAAAAAGGATGACTGGTCTGAAAAGGCACTGGAAAGCTATGAAACGGCGTTGAAACAAACCAGTTCCTATAAAAACATGGCTGTTTTCAAGCATGTTCGCAGTTGGTTTGATTGGGGATTGCTCCCCGGAATGGTCGCTGTCGCGGCCGCATTTGTTACACGCGGACTGTTACCACCGGCCAAACGAAAAAGCTCTGATGCCCCGCTTCGTGCAAAGCAGGCTGCTGCTGAAAAACGCGTTTATCCGTCGCTGTCACGTCGAGTAGAAAAGGATCACAAACTTGATGTGATGTCGGATTTGTATTTGAGCGGAACGCAGCATGAAGAGGATCAGCCGTGCCATCTGATTATAAAGGATCCCGGGGTGTGCGAAGAATGTATCGCGGTATACAATGCGCCTTGTACCCGTTTTTGTCCGGCGGATGTGTACGACCTGCCCGAAGGAACAACCCGTATTACGATTCAGCCATCGAACTGCCTCCACTGCAAAACATGTATGATTAAATGTACTAAAAACAATATTGAGTGGACACTGCCTGAAGCCGGCGGCGGTCCGCGTTACAAACGGATGTGA